The Nitrospirota bacterium region CCATGGTGTCGAGCCCCACGGCCGCATCGGCCACCGTCTTGAGGACGGCCTCCAGGACCGAGACCGCATCCGCTCCGGCACCGGCCTCTGAAACGGAAAGGCTGACGCCGATGCCCGGGGCCTCGCCTCCGGAGCCCGCATCGAAGACGGAGAGGAATACGGAGACGCGCCCCACCAGGTCGGAGCCCGCTGCCAGGTCCTGGACGGTCCTGACGACCTCCGTGATGATGCCGACGGCGTCGGCGCCGGCGCCCGCGTCCTCAAGGGCCAGCGTGGCGCTCGGCCCCGGCAGGGCGTCCGTCCCTGTGCCCTCCTCCGCGATGACCTTCACAATGAGGCCTCCCGCCGCATGGAACCGAAACGCCCTGTGCGGAGCCTCGAACACGGCGTAGGGGTTTGCAGTAAGGCAGGCTATTTCCGAGGCCGAAAGGGCGCGGGAATAACCAAAAAAGAAATCCACGTCTCCAAGAAAATCCCCGGCACCATCCGGGTCATTGCCGAAGGTGATGGGAGTGTCGGTGGGGTAGCCGGTCATGTCAAGACTGCCGTTGGAGTTGGTGGCGTCCAGAACCCCGTCGACATAGACATATCCCACGGTTCCGTCCAGAACCATCGCCACCGTATGCCACTTCCCATCGTCTATAGCCACTGTGCCTCGCACCTGCAGAAGGTGGCTGCTGCCGTCCCTGACCGTCAGCAGGGCGGAATGGTGGGACACGCCGTCCAGCATATCGAACTTCAAGATGGGAGTCGCACTTTCGCGTTCCGAGTACAGGCCACGGCCAACACCCTGATACGTAGCAGTCGTCCTGAAACGGGCAACCATCGTAAAAGCGGGTCGGCCAGCCAAGATGGGAGAGCCGCTGCTTTGCACTGTCCCCACATCAGATGTCGAGTCAAATCGCAAGGCACCCGAGGTCCAGGAAGTTCCCGATAAAGAGGCGGTCCTCTGGCTGCACATATCCGACAGCCGTTTCCCGCCCAGCTCGTTCATGGGCCACGCCTCGACAAGCCCCTTTGCCAGCGGATGGCTCCGGTTGAGCTGTGTTCCTCTGAAAGGTTTTACGAGGACTGCCACCGCCAGCTCTTCTCCTTCATCGTCACGGTGATGGTGTCGGTGGAGCCCGACCTCTTAGCCAGAACCTTGAACTCAGGCAGGTCCTTGAGAAGGATGGTTATCTGGTTCGGGTCGGTGCCGTTGCTTATCTGCTGACTGAAGATGGGCGTGTCGTCGAAGTTCGTCCCGTCGTTGCTGGAATAGACCTCCACAATAAGGTCGTCGGTAGGGGAGGCCGGGAAGTCTGCATCTATGGTCACCACCGAACCCTCGTAGCCATTGGTCACGAGGTCCACGACGGACGAATAGGTCCCCGTGGTGACGCTCGCCGCGTTCATGATGGTGTTTTCCGTCGCCCACGATTTACTGATGGTTGCCATTCATGCCTCCTTCCTTCGGTGCGCCGGGAGTCCGAAACCACCCGCCCGCCTTGAGAGAATCAAAAAGAGCGTTCCCCCGGTGCAACTGTTTCACCCCATCCTTGCCGAGGGGGGCACGTAAGGGGGAGAGACTCTCCTCTCTGCTTGCCGAATCCCCTTTCGCACCCAAACCCCTCCTTGTCGACAAAAACTTATTGCCTTTTGGGGGATACGTAAGGGGAACGCCAGTCCCCCTTACGCGCTAAAACCCCTCCAGCTTCTCCCGCGAGAACGTGCGGCCGTCCGTGGGCGTGCTGCTCTCGGCCGAGGAGTCCGCGGGGGCCGAGGGCGCGGGCTCCACCCCCAGGGACATCTCCCCCCTGGCCACCGCCTCGAGCTGCCTCACCGCATTGCGATACCTCTCCCGGCGCGTCTCGGGTATCGCCTCCACGGTGCGCGCGTAGAGGT contains the following coding sequences:
- a CDS encoding LamG domain-containing protein, coding for MVARFRTTATYQGVGRGLYSERESATPILKFDMLDGVSHHSALLTVRDGSSHLLQVRGTVAIDDGKWHTVAMVLDGTVGYVYVDGVLDATNSNGSLDMTGYPTDTPITFGNDPDGAGDFLGDVDFFFGYSRALSASEIACLTANPYAVFEAPHRAFRFHAAGGLIVKVIAEEGTGTDALPGPSATLALEDAGAGADAVGIITEVVRTVQDLAAGSDLVGRVSVFLSVFDAGSGGEAPGIGVSLSVSEAGAGADAVSVLEAVLKTVADAAVGLDTM